The Verrucomicrobiia bacterium genome includes the window CACGCTATGAACTTCCCCACATTCTATGCCGCGCGAAACCCTTGAAGCCCTCCGCCTCCGCCTCGATAAAATCGTCCTCGGCCTCAAGAAAACCTATCCCGATGCCCATTGCGAACTCAACTATCGCAACCCGCTCGAACTCCTTATCGCCACCATTCTCTCCGCGCAAGCCAATGACAAACAAGTCAACCTCGTCACCGAATCCCTCTTCAAAAAATATCGCACCGCCGCCGACTACGCGAAGGCCGATCCCACCGCCTTCGCCGGCGACATCAAACGCATCGGCCTTTACCGCAACAAAGCAAAAAATATCCAGGCCTGCTGCCACAAACTTATTGAACTGCACGATGGAAAAGTTCCCGCCTCGATGGAACAACTCGTCGAGTTGGACGGCGTCGGCCGCAAAACCGCGAACGTCGTCCTCGGCAACGCGTTCGGCCTGAACAGTGGCGTCGTCGTGGACACCCATGTTGCCCGCCTCTCCGCGCGCCTCGCCCTCACCCGCGAAACCACGCCCGAAAAAATCGAGCAAGCCCTCATCAAATTGTTGCCCTCATCCGAGTGGACCCTCTTCAGCCACCTCCTCATCTGGCACGGACGCCGCCGCTGCTACGCCCGCAACCCCGACTGCGAGCACTGCGAGATTTTAAATCTCTGCCCGCGCATTGGCCTGCCTAAATTAACGGCCAAAAATAATTAAATCGCTCTCTGGAACGGTACGGCTCGCAAACTCACCACCGCACGGTAGGGCGGACCTGTGGTCCGCCGTCCCCTCAATTAATTCAAGTGATTATTCGCCGTGTTGATAAAATCCAGATTAAACCGCCCCGCCGATTTTCCAGAAACATTTCGCGATGCCCACACCGTCTCCGTCGCGTCCGATTCCACCACCGCCGGGATTTTTTCAATCGCCGTGCCAACGCCCTTGATGATTCCCGAAGTGTAACC containing:
- the nth gene encoding endonuclease III, coding for MPRETLEALRLRLDKIVLGLKKTYPDAHCELNYRNPLELLIATILSAQANDKQVNLVTESLFKKYRTAADYAKADPTAFAGDIKRIGLYRNKAKNIQACCHKLIELHDGKVPASMEQLVELDGVGRKTANVVLGNAFGLNSGVVVDTHVARLSARLALTRETTPEKIEQALIKLLPSSEWTLFSHLLIWHGRRRCYARNPDCEHCEILNLCPRIGLPKLTAKNN